In Achromobacter spanius, the following proteins share a genomic window:
- a CDS encoding NAD(P)/FAD-dependent oxidoreductase, with translation MSADVDCIVIGAGVVGLAIARALAQSGREVLVTEATEAIGTGTSSRNSEVIHAGIYYPAGSLKARLCVRGKHLLYGYCAERGVPHKRLGKLIVATDRDQAAQLEGIAQRARANGVDDLQFISGEEAMRLEPALQCAAALVSPSTGIVDSHALMLSFQGDAENAGAQCVFHTPLVSGRVRPEGGFELQFGGDEAMTLTCNVLINSAGLQAPALARRIDGVPAASIPTDYLCKGSYFTLSGRAPFSRLIYPVPQHAGLAVHLTLDLGGQAKFGPDTEWIGTEDYTLDPARADVFYEAVRSYWPALPDNALAPGYTGIRPKISGPHEPAADFVIAGPAVHGVPGLVNLFGIESPGLTSSLALAEETLARLAA, from the coding sequence ATGAGCGCGGATGTGGATTGCATCGTGATCGGCGCGGGCGTGGTCGGCCTGGCCATCGCGCGCGCGCTGGCCCAGTCCGGCCGCGAAGTGCTGGTGACCGAAGCCACCGAGGCCATCGGCACCGGCACCAGCTCGCGCAATTCCGAAGTCATCCATGCCGGCATCTACTACCCCGCGGGCAGCCTGAAGGCGCGCCTGTGCGTGCGCGGCAAGCATCTGCTGTACGGCTATTGCGCCGAACGCGGCGTGCCGCACAAGCGCCTGGGCAAGCTGATCGTCGCCACCGACCGCGACCAGGCGGCCCAGTTGGAAGGCATTGCGCAGCGCGCTCGCGCCAATGGCGTGGACGACCTGCAATTCATCTCGGGCGAAGAAGCCATGCGCCTGGAACCCGCGCTGCAATGCGCCGCCGCGCTGGTGTCGCCGTCCACGGGCATCGTGGATAGCCATGCCCTGATGCTGTCGTTCCAGGGCGACGCCGAAAACGCCGGCGCCCAATGCGTCTTCCACACGCCGCTGGTGTCTGGCCGCGTACGCCCCGAAGGCGGCTTCGAGCTGCAATTCGGCGGCGATGAAGCCATGACGCTGACCTGCAACGTGCTGATCAATTCCGCCGGGCTGCAAGCGCCCGCGCTAGCCCGCCGCATCGACGGCGTGCCAGCGGCCAGCATCCCCACCGACTACCTGTGCAAGGGCAGCTACTTCACCTTGTCGGGCCGCGCCCCGTTCTCGCGCCTGATCTACCCCGTGCCGCAACACGCCGGCCTGGCCGTCCACCTGACGCTGGACCTGGGCGGCCAGGCGAAGTTCGGCCCCGACACCGAATGGATCGGCACCGAAGACTACACGCTGGACCCGGCCCGCGCCGATGTGTTCTATGAAGCCGTGCGCAGCTACTGGCCGGCCCTGCCCGACAACGCGCTGGCGCCCGGCTACACCGGCATCCGGCCCAAGATCTCGGGCCCGCACGAGCCCGCCGCCGACTTCGTCATTGCCGGCCCCGCCGTGCATGGTGTGCCGGGCTTGGTGAACCTGTTCGGCATTGAATCTCCCGGGCTGACCTCCAGCCTGGCCCTGGCGGAAGAAACCCTGGCGCGCCTTGCCGCCTGA
- a CDS encoding Bug family tripartite tricarboxylate transporter substrate binding protein translates to MKRILAPLLMAAATAVMPATSALAAEAFPSARPITLIVPFPPGGPTDAMARRLAEKLREPLKQNVIVENRSGAGGNIGSEYVAGAKPDGYTILFGTSGPLAINVSLYKNQGYNPETSFAPIIRLGHLPNILVVNPSVPANNVQELIAYAKQNPTKLSYASSGNGASSHLAGILFNKMAGTDIMHIPYKGTGPALNDLLGGQVSMSFTDILTALPHVKAGKLRAIGLASAQRSDALPDLPTLSEQGLKGYDVSVFFGIVAPKGTPADVVNTLNQAFKVALSDPAVEQALRSQGIVAAKDQTPQGLADFIAAEVPKWRELIKSANVSID, encoded by the coding sequence ATGAAACGCATTCTTGCCCCCTTGCTGATGGCTGCGGCCACCGCCGTCATGCCAGCCACGTCCGCGCTGGCGGCCGAGGCCTTTCCCAGCGCCCGCCCCATCACGCTGATCGTGCCGTTCCCGCCGGGCGGGCCGACCGACGCCATGGCGCGCCGCCTGGCCGAGAAGCTGCGCGAGCCGCTCAAGCAAAACGTGATTGTTGAAAACCGCAGCGGCGCGGGCGGCAATATCGGATCGGAATACGTGGCGGGGGCCAAGCCCGACGGCTACACGATTCTGTTCGGCACGTCCGGCCCGTTGGCCATCAACGTCAGCCTGTACAAGAACCAGGGCTACAACCCTGAAACCAGCTTCGCGCCCATCATCCGCCTGGGCCATCTGCCCAACATCCTGGTGGTGAACCCGTCGGTGCCGGCCAACAACGTGCAAGAGCTGATCGCCTACGCCAAGCAGAACCCCACCAAGCTCAGCTACGCCTCGTCGGGCAACGGCGCGTCGTCGCACCTGGCCGGTATCCTGTTCAACAAGATGGCCGGCACCGACATCATGCACATCCCCTACAAGGGCACGGGGCCCGCGCTGAACGACCTGCTGGGCGGGCAGGTGTCCATGTCGTTCACCGACATCCTCACGGCCCTGCCCCACGTCAAGGCCGGCAAGCTGCGCGCCATCGGCCTGGCCAGCGCGCAACGCTCGGACGCGCTGCCGGATTTGCCCACCTTGTCCGAGCAGGGGCTCAAGGGCTATGACGTCAGCGTCTTCTTCGGCATCGTCGCGCCCAAGGGCACGCCGGCCGACGTGGTGAATACCTTGAACCAGGCGTTCAAGGTTGCGCTGTCGGACCCCGCCGTCGAGCAGGCGCTGCGTTCGCAAGGCATCGTGGCGGCCAAGGACCAGACGCCGCAAGGCCTGGCCGACTTCATCGCCGCCGAAGTGCCCAAGTGGCGCGAGCTTATCAAGAGCGCCAACGTTTCCATCGACTGA
- a CDS encoding LysR family transcriptional regulator, with translation MDLDPRLLRYFIAVAEERHFSRAATRLHISQPPLSYAIRQLEDNVGARLLARTSRHVELTDAGHVLYREALTLLRQAEEVRTLVQRVDAGLRGRLRIGFVGSMLYRGLPTLLNVMRAELPDVEHVLTELNSHEQIEAVRRGEQDLGFIHANPVPDEVLARDLIAEPFVVCLPDSHPLAGRQSLRLAELASDDFVFFARAASPSYYETVLSMCVAAGFMPVIRHEVRHWLSVASLVSQGLGVSIVPACLSRSGLAGTRFITFAHEARSISQVIWHAGARTPLQQRAMALVERQFLPDAAQAASD, from the coding sequence ATGGATCTGGACCCGCGCCTGTTGCGCTACTTCATCGCGGTGGCCGAAGAGCGCCACTTCAGCCGCGCCGCCACCCGGCTGCATATTTCCCAACCCCCGCTTAGCTACGCCATCCGCCAACTGGAAGACAACGTCGGCGCCCGCCTGCTGGCGCGTACCAGCCGGCACGTGGAACTGACCGACGCGGGCCACGTGCTGTACCGCGAGGCCCTGACGCTATTGCGGCAGGCGGAAGAGGTGCGCACGCTGGTGCAAAGGGTGGACGCGGGCTTGCGGGGCCGGCTGCGCATCGGCTTCGTGGGGTCGATGCTGTATCGCGGCCTGCCGACGCTGTTGAACGTGATGCGGGCGGAGTTGCCCGACGTTGAGCACGTGCTGACCGAACTTAATTCGCATGAGCAGATAGAAGCCGTGCGGCGCGGTGAACAGGACCTGGGCTTCATCCACGCCAACCCGGTGCCCGACGAGGTACTGGCGCGCGACCTGATCGCCGAGCCGTTCGTGGTGTGCCTGCCGGACTCCCATCCGCTTGCCGGGCGCCAGTCACTGCGGCTGGCCGAACTGGCAAGCGATGATTTCGTCTTCTTCGCCCGCGCGGCGTCCCCCAGCTATTACGAAACCGTGCTGTCGATGTGTGTGGCGGCGGGCTTCATGCCGGTGATCCGGCACGAAGTGCGGCATTGGCTGAGCGTGGCGTCGCTGGTGTCGCAGGGCTTGGGCGTGTCGATCGTGCCGGCCTGCCTGTCGCGCAGCGGTCTGGCCGGCACGCGCTTCATCACCTTCGCGCATGAAGCGCGCTCGATCAGCCAGGTGATCTGGCACGCCGGCGCGCGCACGCCCTTGCAGCAAAGGGCGATGGCGCTGGTGGAACGCCAGTTTCTACCGGACGCGGCGCAGGCCGCGTCCGACTGA
- a CDS encoding gamma-glutamylcyclotransferase, with protein MTMQSSPPASGIAGASLPFRLWTPEERQASLDDALRHWQAGEDVWVYGYGSLIWRPDFDFMERRLATLRGHHRALCLWSRVNRGTPECPGLVFGLDRGGSCRGVVYRLAGSQVPTYFPALWEREMSTGAYLPRWINCTTDAGPVRALVFIMNRDNPAYIRALPDAELLAIVRRAAGRYGPCTDYVVQTAQALRAAGIHDARLDAIARLLEEDGHTLPEGA; from the coding sequence TTGACCATGCAGTCCTCTCCCCCCGCCTCCGGCATCGCCGGCGCCAGCCTGCCCTTCCGTCTTTGGACGCCAGAGGAAAGGCAGGCTTCGCTGGATGACGCGCTGCGCCATTGGCAAGCCGGGGAAGACGTCTGGGTATATGGGTACGGATCACTGATCTGGCGCCCTGATTTCGACTTCATGGAGCGCCGCCTGGCGACCCTGCGCGGCCATCACCGGGCGCTGTGCCTGTGGTCGCGCGTGAACCGGGGCACGCCGGAATGCCCGGGCCTGGTGTTCGGCCTGGACCGTGGCGGCTCGTGCCGGGGCGTGGTCTACCGCCTGGCCGGCAGCCAGGTGCCCACCTATTTCCCGGCGCTTTGGGAGCGCGAGATGTCCACCGGCGCCTACCTGCCCCGCTGGATCAATTGCACGACCGACGCCGGCCCCGTTCGCGCGCTGGTCTTCATCATGAACCGCGACAACCCCGCCTACATCCGCGCGCTGCCCGACGCCGAGCTGCTGGCCATCGTGCGCCGCGCGGCCGGTCGGTACGGCCCCTGCACCGATTACGTGGTGCAGACCGCCCAGGCGCTGCGCGCCGCCGGCATCCATGACGCCCGGCTGGACGCCATCGCGCGGCTGCTGGAAGAAGACGGACACACCCTGCCGGAAGGCGCCTGA
- the purU gene encoding formyltetrahydrofolate deformylase, whose product MQHNDYILTLSCPDRTGIVYRVSGLLFELGCNILDSQQFGDEETGQFFLRVHFDLPVAVNPDDLRARLDTLSVDYGMDLKLHDARRKQRLLIMVSKQGHCLNDLLFRVHSGHLHAEVAAIVSNHNDYASLAASYGIPFHYLPVTPDTKAEQEKQVLAIADQSNTDLVVLARYMQILSADMCRALNGRAINIHHSFLPSFKGARPYHQAHARGVKIIGATAHYVTSDLDEGPIIDQDIERVDHTMTAADLTQVGSDIESLVLSRAVRSHVEHRILLNRNKTVVFR is encoded by the coding sequence ATGCAGCACAACGACTACATCCTGACCCTGTCCTGCCCCGACCGCACCGGCATCGTCTACCGCGTCAGCGGCCTGTTGTTCGAATTGGGTTGCAACATCCTGGATTCGCAGCAGTTCGGCGACGAGGAAACCGGCCAGTTCTTCCTGCGTGTGCACTTCGACCTGCCCGTGGCCGTGAACCCCGACGACCTGCGCGCCCGGCTGGATACGCTGTCGGTGGATTACGGCATGGACCTGAAGCTGCACGACGCGCGCCGCAAGCAGCGCCTGCTGATCATGGTCAGCAAGCAAGGCCACTGCCTGAACGACCTGCTGTTCCGGGTGCATAGCGGGCATTTGCACGCGGAAGTGGCGGCGATTGTGTCGAACCACAACGACTACGCCAGCCTGGCCGCGTCCTACGGCATTCCGTTCCACTACCTGCCCGTTACGCCGGACACCAAGGCCGAACAGGAAAAGCAGGTGCTAGCCATTGCCGACCAGTCCAACACCGACCTGGTGGTGCTGGCCCGCTACATGCAGATCTTGTCAGCGGACATGTGCCGCGCGCTGAACGGCCGCGCCATCAACATCCACCACAGCTTCTTGCCCAGCTTCAAGGGCGCGCGCCCGTATCACCAGGCGCATGCGCGCGGTGTGAAGATCATTGGCGCCACCGCGCACTACGTGACGTCGGACCTGGACGAAGGCCCGATCATCGACCAGGACATCGAGCGGGTCGACCACACGATGACGGCGGCCGACCTGACCCAAGTGGGCAGCGATATTGAATCGCTGGTGCTGTCGCGCGCGGTGCGCAGCCATGTGGAACACCGCATCCTGCTGAACCGCAACAAGACCGTGGTGTTCCGCTGA
- a CDS encoding acyl-CoA dehydrogenase family protein — translation MDAPARPVAPAPATPVPDSRGLNLFSADPYAAALSQRYLPAALHTHLLPHLERLGGLAGGVMDELAATADKHPPTLSVRSRAGADESRVDKHPAYVELERLAYSEFGLAALSHRGGVLGWPEPMPASAKYALSHLFVQAEFGLCCPVSMTDSLARTLRKFGDPALVERVLTQVTTQDFDALRQGAMFMTEQGAGSDVSATEVTAEAQADGTWRIHGDKWFCSNPDAGFAMVLARSEPEPGLKGVSLFLLPRDLDDGSHNHYRILRLKDKLGTRSMASGEIRLEGAVAWLVGERGRGFKQMADMINNSRLSNGMRAAGLMRRAVTEAIYVSQHRRAFGKRLIDMPLMQRQLVKMTVWAEQARSVMFQTARALADADQGMADPALARILTPLIKFRACRDARKVTGDAMEVRGGCGYIEEWTEPRLVRDAHLGSIWEGTSNIVALDVLRAIKKENSLPALRAHIDQLLAAGVPCPPALAALQADALAKSFTLAEQAAAGDHDELARQAASLLYHAVSMAALRWEATGAGLESRAQLADQVLLHRLAPRDPYAIPPNESAACQAILQYAL, via the coding sequence ATGGACGCCCCCGCCCGCCCCGTTGCCCCCGCCCCCGCCACGCCCGTTCCGGATTCGCGCGGCCTGAATCTGTTCAGCGCGGACCCCTATGCCGCCGCGCTGAGCCAGCGCTACCTGCCCGCCGCGCTGCACACGCATCTGCTGCCGCATTTGGAACGGCTGGGGGGCTTGGCCGGCGGCGTGATGGACGAACTGGCCGCCACGGCGGACAAGCATCCGCCCACCCTGTCCGTGCGCAGCCGTGCGGGCGCGGACGAATCGCGCGTCGACAAGCATCCTGCCTATGTGGAGCTGGAACGCCTGGCCTACAGCGAATTCGGCTTGGCCGCGCTGTCGCATCGTGGCGGCGTGCTGGGCTGGCCGGAACCCATGCCGGCCAGCGCCAAGTACGCGCTGAGCCACCTGTTCGTGCAGGCGGAATTCGGCCTGTGTTGCCCGGTCAGCATGACGGATTCGCTGGCGCGCACGCTGCGCAAGTTCGGCGACCCCGCGCTGGTCGAGCGCGTGCTGACGCAAGTCACCACCCAGGATTTCGACGCGCTGCGCCAAGGCGCCATGTTCATGACGGAACAGGGCGCGGGGTCGGACGTCAGCGCCACGGAAGTGACCGCCGAAGCGCAAGCCGACGGCACCTGGCGCATTCATGGCGACAAGTGGTTCTGCTCGAATCCCGACGCGGGCTTTGCCATGGTGCTGGCGCGCAGCGAGCCGGAGCCGGGCCTGAAGGGCGTGTCGCTCTTCCTGCTGCCGCGCGACCTGGACGACGGCAGCCACAACCACTACCGCATCCTGCGCTTGAAGGACAAGCTGGGAACGCGCTCGATGGCCAGCGGCGAGATTCGCCTGGAAGGGGCCGTAGCCTGGCTGGTGGGCGAACGTGGTCGCGGCTTCAAGCAGATGGCCGACATGATCAACAATTCGCGCCTGTCCAACGGCATGCGCGCAGCCGGGCTGATGCGCCGCGCGGTGACCGAAGCGATCTACGTGTCGCAGCACCGCCGCGCCTTCGGCAAGCGTCTGATCGACATGCCGCTGATGCAACGCCAACTGGTCAAGATGACGGTATGGGCGGAACAGGCGCGCAGTGTCATGTTCCAGACGGCGCGCGCGCTGGCGGACGCCGATCAGGGCATGGCCGACCCGGCGCTTGCCCGCATCCTGACGCCGCTGATCAAGTTCCGCGCCTGCCGCGACGCCCGCAAGGTGACGGGCGACGCGATGGAAGTGCGCGGCGGCTGCGGCTATATCGAGGAATGGACCGAGCCGCGCCTGGTGCGCGACGCGCATCTGGGCTCCATCTGGGAAGGCACCAGCAACATCGTGGCGCTGGATGTGCTGCGTGCCATCAAGAAAGAAAATTCACTGCCCGCCCTGCGTGCCCACATCGACCAGTTGCTGGCGGCGGGCGTACCCTGCCCGCCCGCCCTGGCCGCGCTGCAAGCGGACGCGCTGGCCAAGAGCTTTACGCTGGCCGAGCAGGCGGCGGCGGGCGACCATGACGAACTGGCCCGTCAGGCCGCATCGCTGCTGTACCACGCCGTGTCCATGGCCGCGCTGCGCTGGGAAGCCACGGGTGCCGGGCTGGAAAGCCGCGCGCAACTGGCCGACCAGGTGCTGCTGCACCGCCTGGCGCCACGCGACCCTTACGCCATTCCCCCCAACGAAAGCGCGGCCTGCCAGGCCATCTTGCAGTACGCGCTGTAA
- a CDS encoding MFS transporter, protein MSTSNRSPSSPSGSPEFSGAVLLCLLAMMNHVALTGGRITVSLTALQMGLSTFKVGMLVAVFAVLPMLFSVRAGRWVDRVGIVRPLVIGTSLVAIGTALPFISQTQTALLIASCCIGIGFMLHQVATQDLLGHAEPAQRLRNFSFMSLALAGSGFSGPLIAGLAIDNLGTRTAFGLLALGPILSGIGLYALRHQLKAVDSQLSGAKEAQRRRVTELLAVPALRRILMVNTILSGAWDTHLFVVPIFGVAIGLSATTIGVILASFAAATFVIRLVLPLIMRRVRSWTLVRVAMATAAIDFMLYPLFTDVTVLIVLSFILGLALGCCQPSMLSLLHQHSPPGRAAEAVGLRMALINGSQVSLPLTFGALGAVIGVAPLFWAYALALMAGGWANRNPPLESERKP, encoded by the coding sequence GTGTCTACCTCCAACAGATCCCCCTCCTCGCCCTCTGGTTCCCCGGAATTTTCCGGGGCGGTGCTGCTGTGCCTGCTGGCGATGATGAATCACGTGGCGCTGACCGGCGGGCGGATCACCGTGTCCTTGACCGCGCTGCAAATGGGGCTGTCCACGTTCAAGGTGGGCATGCTGGTTGCCGTGTTCGCGGTGCTGCCGATGCTGTTTTCGGTGCGCGCGGGGCGCTGGGTCGATCGGGTGGGCATCGTGCGTCCCCTCGTCATCGGCACGTCATTGGTGGCGATCGGCACCGCTTTACCGTTTATCTCGCAGACGCAGACGGCCTTGCTGATTGCGTCCTGCTGTATCGGCATCGGCTTCATGCTGCATCAGGTGGCCACGCAGGACCTGCTGGGCCATGCCGAACCCGCACAACGGCTGCGCAACTTTTCCTTCATGTCCCTGGCGCTGGCAGGGTCCGGATTTTCGGGGCCGCTGATCGCCGGGCTGGCCATCGACAACCTGGGCACGCGCACCGCATTCGGCCTGCTGGCGCTGGGCCCGATCCTGTCCGGTATCGGCTTGTATGCCTTGCGTCACCAATTGAAGGCCGTGGATTCGCAACTGTCGGGCGCCAAGGAAGCGCAGCGCCGCCGCGTGACCGAACTGCTGGCGGTGCCCGCCCTGCGCCGCATCCTGATGGTCAACACCATTTTGTCCGGGGCGTGGGACACGCATTTGTTCGTGGTGCCGATCTTCGGCGTGGCGATCGGGCTGTCCGCCACCACCATCGGCGTCATTCTGGCGTCCTTCGCGGCGGCAACGTTCGTTATCCGCCTGGTATTGCCGCTGATCATGCGCCGGGTGCGCTCGTGGACGCTGGTGCGCGTGGCGATGGCCACCGCCGCCATCGACTTCATGCTTTACCCGCTGTTCACCGACGTTACCGTCCTGATCGTGCTGTCGTTCATCCTGGGGCTTGCCTTGGGGTGCTGCCAACCGAGTATGCTTTCCCTCTTGCACCAGCACAGCCCGCCCGGGCGCGCGGCCGAAGCCGTGGGTTTGCGCATGGCGCTGATCAACGGCTCGCAGGTGTCCCTGCCGTTGACCTTCGGCGCGCTGGGTGCGGTAATTGGCGTCGCCCCGTTGTTCTGGGCCTATGCGCTGGCCTTGATGGCGGGCGGCTGGGCCAATCGCAATCCCCCGCTCGAATCTGAACGGAAACCGTAG
- the pdxH gene encoding pyridoxamine 5'-phosphate oxidase, with protein MSVSDLRQSYEKNVLLESQAAASPFEQFTRWFDEALAAKVPEPNAMTLATVDASGQPSARIVLIKGFDERGFTFFTNYESRKGQDLLAEPRASLLFFWQPLERQVRIEGVVEKVAPEESDAYYHSRPAGSRIGAWASPQSQPITREALEAREKEFRERFGEAPPRPPHWGGYRLKPTAIEFWQGRPSRLHDRLRYVADGSAWKIERLSP; from the coding sequence ATGTCCGTCTCCGATCTGCGTCAAAGCTACGAAAAGAACGTCCTGTTGGAAAGCCAGGCCGCCGCCTCGCCGTTCGAGCAATTCACCCGCTGGTTCGACGAAGCCCTGGCCGCCAAGGTGCCGGAACCCAACGCCATGACCCTGGCCACGGTCGACGCCAGTGGCCAGCCCAGCGCCCGCATCGTCCTGATCAAGGGCTTTGACGAGCGCGGCTTCACGTTCTTCACCAACTACGAATCCCGCAAGGGCCAGGACCTGCTGGCCGAACCGCGCGCCAGCCTGCTGTTTTTCTGGCAGCCGCTGGAACGCCAGGTCCGCATCGAAGGCGTGGTGGAGAAAGTCGCCCCCGAAGAATCGGATGCGTACTATCACAGCCGCCCCGCCGGTTCGCGCATCGGCGCCTGGGCCTCGCCCCAGAGCCAGCCCATTACCCGCGAAGCGCTGGAAGCCCGTGAAAAGGAATTCCGCGAACGTTTCGGCGAAGCGCCGCCGCGTCCGCCGCACTGGGGCGGTTACCGCCTGAAGCCCACCGCCATTGAATTCTGGCAAGGCAGGCCCTCGCGCCTGCACGACCGTCTGCGCTATGTTGCCGACGGCTCGGCCTGGAAGATCGAACGCCTGTCGCCCTGA
- a CDS encoding flavin reductase family protein, which translates to MPASSPDFDAAFFRTALGRYATGVTVVTAAGLDGAPIGLTVSSFNSVSLNPPLILWSLSRASSSLAIFEQCERYVVNVLSAEQIALARRFATGKTPDRYAGLTVHYAPGGTPMLDGHCAAWFECRNRSRYEEGDHIIMVGEVERCGHSHEPPLVFHAGGFDLTPAGTRSERKAP; encoded by the coding sequence ATGCCCGCCTCCTCCCCTGATTTTGACGCCGCTTTTTTCCGCACCGCGCTGGGCCGCTACGCCACCGGCGTAACGGTCGTGACGGCCGCCGGGCTTGATGGCGCCCCCATCGGCCTGACGGTCAGCTCGTTCAATTCGGTATCGCTGAACCCGCCGCTGATCCTCTGGAGCCTGTCACGCGCCTCATCGTCGCTGGCGATCTTCGAGCAATGCGAGCGTTATGTGGTCAACGTACTGAGCGCCGAGCAGATCGCGCTGGCGCGGCGCTTCGCCACCGGCAAGACGCCCGACCGCTATGCCGGCCTGACGGTGCACTATGCGCCGGGCGGCACGCCGATGCTGGACGGCCACTGCGCCGCCTGGTTCGAATGCCGCAACCGCAGCCGCTACGAAGAAGGCGACCACATCATCATGGTGGGCGAGGTAGAACGCTGCGGCCACAGCCACGAGCCGCCGCTGGTGTTTCACGCGGGCGGCTTCGACCTGACGCCAGCCGGCACACGCTCTGAAAGGAAAGCACCATGA
- a CDS encoding CaiB/BaiF CoA transferase family protein, with amino-acid sequence MAPTLPNAGALAGCKVIDLSRVLGGPYCTQILADHGADVLKIEPPGGDETRGWGPPFLGDTASYFIGVNRNKEGMTLDLSQPAGQELLRHLLADADVLVENFKPGTLEKWGLGYDSLSQAFPKLVHCRVSGFGADGPLGGLPGYDACAQAMCGLMSVNGEADGEATRVGLPVVDMVTGLNAAVAVLLALNERHRSGLGQFLDITLYDCALSLLHPHAANYFYSGNVPKRSGNAHPNIAPYETLPTASGPLFLAVGNNRQFALMAQVLEAPALAADARYATNADRLQNRQALRDELSGLLASQNAAALADRLLRAGVPAAAVQTVDQALAHPHTKHRGMLLEQGEYKGVGSPIKLSRTPATLRQLPPALKA; translated from the coding sequence ATGGCCCCTACTCTTCCGAACGCCGGCGCGCTGGCCGGCTGCAAAGTGATCGACCTGTCGCGCGTGCTGGGCGGCCCGTATTGCACGCAGATACTGGCCGACCACGGCGCCGACGTGCTGAAGATCGAGCCCCCCGGCGGCGACGAAACCCGTGGCTGGGGCCCACCCTTCCTGGGCGACACCGCGTCGTACTTCATTGGCGTGAACCGCAACAAGGAAGGCATGACGCTGGACTTGTCGCAGCCTGCCGGCCAGGAACTGCTGCGCCATCTGCTGGCCGACGCCGACGTGCTGGTTGAGAACTTCAAGCCCGGCACGCTGGAAAAGTGGGGGTTGGGTTATGACAGCTTGAGCCAGGCCTTTCCCAAGCTGGTGCATTGCCGCGTCAGCGGCTTCGGCGCCGACGGCCCGTTGGGCGGGCTGCCCGGCTACGACGCCTGCGCGCAAGCCATGTGCGGCTTGATGAGCGTGAACGGCGAAGCCGACGGCGAGGCCACGCGCGTCGGCCTGCCGGTGGTGGACATGGTGACCGGGCTGAACGCCGCGGTCGCCGTGCTGCTGGCACTGAACGAACGCCATCGCAGCGGCCTGGGCCAATTCCTGGACATCACGCTGTACGACTGCGCGCTATCGCTGTTGCACCCGCACGCGGCCAATTATTTCTACAGCGGTAATGTGCCCAAACGCAGCGGCAACGCGCACCCGAACATCGCGCCCTACGAAACGCTGCCTACCGCCAGCGGCCCGTTGTTTCTTGCCGTGGGCAATAACCGGCAGTTTGCATTGATGGCGCAGGTGCTGGAAGCGCCGGCGCTGGCCGCGGATGCACGCTATGCGACAAATGCCGATCGCCTGCAAAACCGGCAAGCCTTGCGGGATGAATTGTCGGGGCTGCTGGCAAGCCAAAACGCGGCCGCGCTGGCCGACCGCCTGCTACGCGCAGGCGTCCCCGCCGCCGCCGTGCAAACGGTGGACCAGGCCTTGGCGCACCCACACACGAAGCATCGCGGCATGTTGCTGGAGCAAGGCGAATACAAAGGCGTAGGCTCACCCATCAAACTGTCGCGTACACCGGCTACGCTGCGACAGTTGCCGCCAGCGCTGAAGGCGTGA